The following nucleotide sequence is from Pseudomonas sp. RC10.
TGATCTGAAAATTCAGTGCTTCCTTGCCCTGGCTGTCGATGTACGGATCGGTTTCTTTCTTCAATTGCCAGACGATCAGCGGCCCCAGCAAATTGCCGAAGGGAAAGATCAACCCGAAAAACGCCGCGAAGTGGCACAGCATTGCCCACTGACGGACTTCCTTGCTCGGTGCGGATAACGGCGTCTGATCAATCATCATGCTTTCCCTGTTCTGACGGTTGTGAAGCGAGCTGTGAATAAAACTGCGCGTGTAGCGATCAGTCCGCCAATGCGGCTTTTTGCAATTCGAAGATTTCGTTCATGCCCTTCTGCGCCAAGGCCAGCATGGCGTTCAGGTCTTCAGGCTGGAACGGCGCGCCTTCGGCAGTGCCCTGAACCTCGATGAAACCGCCTGCGCTGGTCATGACGACGTTCAGGTCGGTTTCGGCAGCGGAGTCTTCCAGGTAGTCCAGATCCAAAACGGGCTCACCCTGGTACATGCCAACGGAAACGGCAGCGATCATCTGCTTAAGCGGGTCGCCGCCCTTGAGACCACCGCGCTTCTTGATGGTTTTCAGTGCATCGACCAGCGCCACCATGGCACCCGTGATGGAAGCCGTGCGAGTGCCGCCGTCGGCCTGAATCACGTCGCAGTCCACGTACAAAGTAATGTCACCCAGCTTGGACATGTCCAGCGCGGCGCGCAGAGAACGGCCGATCAGCCGCTGGATTTCCAGCGTACGTCCGCCTTGTTTGCCCTTGCTCGCTTCGCGCTGGTTACGCTCGCCGGTCGAGCGCGGCAGCATGCCGTACTCGGCGGTCAGCCAGCCTTGGCCCTGGCCTTTGAGAAAACGCGGGACGCCGTTTTCGACGCTGACGGTGCAGATCACCTTGGTGTCGCCGAACTCGACCAGCACAGAACCCTCGGCGTGCTTGGTGTAGTTGCGGGTGATGCGGATCGAGCGGAGCTGATCGGCAACGCGACCACTTGGACGTTTCATCTGGGATACCTGTGCTGAGACGGAAAACTGACGTGCATTATAGAGGCGCACGCCCTGCCTTGGGACAACTTGTAACGCTTCAATGATGATTGGCGCACGCCCAAGGTTACAGAAAGGCGCTGTAAGGCAGCGAAACAGCGACATTCTTTCACGGCTGCGACAATGCCACATTTGGGCGCGCCCCCTGCTCTGAGCTACAATCTTGCGCCTTTATAGCCTGCCGTTTCTTCACGGCAACTTCGGGCGGCACATCGCCCCGTACGCCTGACTTTTTAGAGGTATTTTCCCATGGTGCACAGCATGACGGCTTTCGCCCGTGCCGAACGAGCCGGCACCCAAGGCACGCTGAGCTGGGAATTGCGCTCGGTCAATCATCGTTATCTCGAACCCCATCTGCGCCTGCCGGAATCCTTTCGCGATCTGGAAGGGGCCGTGCGTGAAGCGCTCCGCCAAGGGCTGTCTCGCGGCAAGATCGAATGCACCTTGCGCTTTACCGAAGAAACGACCGGCAAGCCGCTGCAAGTGAACCGCGAGCGCGCCAGTCAACTGGTGGCTGCCGCTGAAACCGTCGCCAGCCTGATCAAACAGCCCGCAGCGCTGAACCCGCTGGAAGTCCTGGCATGGCCCGGCGTGCTGGTGGCCGACGCAGCTGACCCACAGGCGCTCAACAACGACGCATTGGCCCTGTTCAATGAAGCGCTGGACGAACTGAAAGCAGGCCGCGCTCGCGAAGGCGCCGATCTGGCCAAACTTCTCGACGAACGGCTGACATCGATCAAGACCGAAGTCGCTACCCTGCGCACCCTCGTGCCCCAGATGCTCGCCACCCAACGCCAGAAAGTGCTTGATCGCTTCGCCGACATGAAGGCCGAGCTCGATCCGCAGCGTCTGGAACAGGAGATGGTGCTGCTCGCGCAGAAGAGCGACGTCGCCGAAGAGCTCGACCGCC
It contains:
- a CDS encoding DUF4870 domain-containing protein, yielding MMIDQTPLSAPSKEVRQWAMLCHFAAFFGLIFPFGNLLGPLIVWQLKKETDPYIDSQGKEALNFQITVAIAAMVCFLLMVIVIGFPLLMLVGIGALVLTIIAGIKANDGVAYRYPFTWRLIK
- the rph gene encoding ribonuclease PH codes for the protein MKRPSGRVADQLRSIRITRNYTKHAEGSVLVEFGDTKVICTVSVENGVPRFLKGQGQGWLTAEYGMLPRSTGERNQREASKGKQGGRTLEIQRLIGRSLRAALDMSKLGDITLYVDCDVIQADGGTRTASITGAMVALVDALKTIKKRGGLKGGDPLKQMIAAVSVGMYQGEPVLDLDYLEDSAAETDLNVVMTSAGGFIEVQGTAEGAPFQPEDLNAMLALAQKGMNEIFELQKAALAD
- a CDS encoding YicC/YloC family endoribonuclease; amino-acid sequence: MVHSMTAFARAERAGTQGTLSWELRSVNHRYLEPHLRLPESFRDLEGAVREALRQGLSRGKIECTLRFTEETTGKPLQVNRERASQLVAAAETVASLIKQPAALNPLEVLAWPGVLVADAADPQALNNDALALFNEALDELKAGRAREGADLAKLLDERLTSIKTEVATLRTLVPQMLATQRQKVLDRFADMKAELDPQRLEQEMVLLAQKSDVAEELDRLSTHVTEVRRVLKAGGQAGRRLDFLMQELNREANTLGSKAFDPRSTQAAVNLKVLIEQMREQVQNIE